The genome window TTCAACCAGATCAATCTGCTTTTGCAGATATGGCATGCATGCTTCAATTTCAGCAGGAAACGGAGTACGGTTTGCCGGAGGCCTGCATTTTACAATGTTTGCTATATATACTTCTTCCCTGGTAAATTTTATGGCTTTAAGGATATCGGTTAAAAGCTGGCCCGCTTTGCCTACAAAGGGCTCACCCTGCCTGTCCTCATCCGCCCCTGGTCCTTCGCCTATGAGCATTACTTTTGCATTCGGATTTCCTTTACCGAAGACAAATTTATTACGGCCTTTTGCGAGCTCACACTTCTGACAATTGCATATTTTCTGTTCAAACTCGTGCAGTGTGGTAATGTGATTAAACACCTGAAGCACTTCTGAGGGTATAATACGTTCGGTCTGAAGCGGAACACTGGCCGGCTGAACCGGAGAAGGTGTGGAACGGGTAATAATTGCAGATTCCGCGCCAGGCTCTTTCGCAGATACTGATCTTCTCTCATTAAGAAGTGAAGGTATTTTCACGCTGAGCGGCTGATATAAATCATCACCGAAAATCTCCTGCTGCTTTTTCAGCAGATCAATCAGTTCAGTTC of Ignavibacteriales bacterium contains these proteins:
- a CDS encoding uracil-DNA glycosylase encodes the protein MERTELIDLLKKQQEIFGDDLYQPLSVKIPSLLNERRSVSAKEPGAESAIITRSTPSPVQPASVPLQTERIIPSEVLQVFNHITTLHEFEQKICNCQKCELAKGRNKFVFGKGNPNAKVMLIGEGPGADEDRQGEPFVGKAGQLLTDILKAIKFTREEVYIANIVKCRPPANRTPFPAEIEACMPYLQKQIDLVEPKLILLLGATAVLGLLGKKATLSSMRGKVFEYGHARVMVTYHPAALLRNPALKRDTWTDVQQFRKLYDELPAE